From the genome of Vicia villosa cultivar HV-30 ecotype Madison, WI linkage group LG2, Vvil1.0, whole genome shotgun sequence, one region includes:
- the LOC131653339 gene encoding beta-amylase 1, chloroplastic-like has product MALSMTQIGSLVGTPVPIESTAGEAPATVNAAAVWKKPVTNLSCKASRTDVIADGLSPPMSPCRSPVLGGIRSDLNVACQAFTMEAETTVEKEHVSGARSKTGKGSGVPVYVMMPLDSVSMGNGVNRKKAVNAAMAALKSAGVEGVMMDVWWGLVEREGPGQYNWGGYNELMEMAKKHGLKVQAVMSFHQCGGNVGDSVTIPLPKWAVEEIDKDPDLAYTDQWGRRNYEYISLGCDTLPVLKGRTPVQCYADFMRAFRDNFKHLLGDTIVEIQVGMGPAGELRYPSYPEQNGTWKFPGIGAFQCFDKYMLSSLKAAAEAANKSNWGSTGPTDAGEYNNWPEDTNFFRKEGGGWDSEYGEFFLTWYSQMLLDHGERILTSTKSIFDNTGVKISVKVAGIHWHYGTRSHAPELTAGYYNTRKRDGYLPIAQMLARHGAVFNFTCIEMRDHEQPQDALCAPEKLVNQVALATQKAQVHLAGENALPRYDEHAHEQILKASQLNVEGNSDDTEMCAFTYLRMNQQLFQPDNWRKFVAFVKKMKEGKSTDKCWEQVEREAEHFVHVTQPLVQEAVAMMH; this is encoded by the exons ATGGCCTTGAGTATGACTCAGATCGGGAGCCTAGTTGGAACTCCAGTACCGATTGAATCGACTGCCGGAGAGGCACCGGCCACGGTGAATGCGGCGGCTGTGTGGAAAAAACCAGTTACGAATCTAAGTTGTAAAGCGAGTAGGACAGATGTTATCGCAGACGGATTATCACCGCCTATGAGTCCGTGTAGATCGCCGGTACTTGGCGGAATCCGGTCAGATCTGAACGTAGCGTGTCAAGCTTTTACGATGGAAGCGGAAACGACGGTGGAGAAGGAGCATGTATCGGGGGCGAGATCGAAAACAGGGAAGGGAAGTGGAGTTCCGGTTTACGTGATGATGCCGTTGGATAGTGTGAGTATGGGGAACGGTGTGAATAGGAAGAAGGCAGTGAATGCGGCGATGGCGGCGTTGAAGAGTGCTGGTGTGGAAGGGGTTATGATGGATGTGTGGTGGGGGTTGGTGGAGAGAGAAGGTCCGGGGCAATATAATTGGGGCGGTTATAATGAGCTTATGGAGATGGCGAAGAAGCACGGGCTTAAAGTTCAGGCGGTTATGTCGTTTCATCAATGCGGTGGTAACGTCGGTGATTCTGTCAC TATTCCCTTGCCTAAATGGGCTGTGGAGGAGATTGATAAAGATCCTGATCTAGCATATACTGATCAATGGGGAAGAAGAAACTATGAATATATATCACTTGGATGTGATACTTTGCCAGTACTCAAGGGCAGAACCCCAGTTCAATGTTATGCTGATTTCATGCGTGCTTTCAGAGACAATTTCAAACACCTTCTTGGGGATACCATTGTG GAAATCCAAGTTGGAATGGGACCAGCTGGTGAGTTACGTTACCCATCATACCCAGAGCAAAATGGAACATGGAAGTTCCCAGGAATTGGTGCTTTCCAATGCTTTGATAAG TATATGTTGAGCAGTTTAAAAGCTGCAGCTGAAGCTGCTAATAAGTCAAACTGGGGAAGCACAGGCCCAACTGATGCAGGTGAGTACAACAACTGGCCAGAAGACACTAACTTTTTCCGCAAAGAAGGTGGAGGCTGGGATAGTGAATATGGCGAATTTTTCCTCACATGGTACTCTCAGATGTTGTTGGACCATGGTGAGAGAATTCTCACATCAACAAAATCAATCTTTGACAATACTGGAGTTAAGATATCAGTAAAAGTTGCTGGTATTCATTGGCACTATGGTACAAGGTCTCATGCTCCAGAGCTAACTGCAGGATACTATAACACCCGCAAACGCGACGGTTACCTCCCAATTGCTCAAATGTTGGCACGTCACGGTGCTGTTTTCAACTTCACATGTATTGAGATGCGTGACCACGAACAGCCACAGGATGCACTTTGCGCGCCTGAAAAGCTCGTGAATCAAGTGGCTTTAGCCACCCAGAAGGCACAGGTTCATCTTGCCGGCGAAAATGCATTGCCACGGTATGATGAACATGCACACGAGCAGATATTAAAGGCGTCACAATTGAATGTCGAAGGTAACTCAGATGATACAGAGATGTGTGCATTTACATACCTGAGGATGAACCAACAATTGTTTCAACCTGATAATTGGAGAAAGTTTGTGGCATttgtgaagaagatgaaagaaGGAAAAAGTACTGATAAATGTTGGGAGCAGGTGGAGAGAGAAGCTGAGCATTTTGTGCATGTTACACAGCCTCTTGTGCAAGAAGCTGTTGCAATGATGCACTAA